The DNA window ACCGCTTCAGATCCGCATCGTGAGCGGCAGGATCTTTCTCGGCTTCATCCCGCTCGGCACCATCCCGCCGGTCGACTAGCCAGGCTTCATCTGTCAGCGGTGCAGCACCGCGCTTCTGATTTGGCGTCAGAAGGGGCGGGAGACCCAGCCATGGGAATAGAAATCGCCCCTCCGGAATTTTTCTCACCCGCCAACCCTCTGTTCCCACTCGCTATTCGCTGTTTCGCCACTCGCTCATCGCACTCTTTTTCTCCCCATCCCCTCAGCCCGTATTATTCTTTCCCCATCGCTCTCGCGGGAACCGGATGCGCACCGGGTGTTCGGGAGGGCGGCGGAAACCTCCCTCCCCAGGATCGGAACCTGGGGATCCGAGGGCCCGCGACAGGCCGGCGGTGCCGGGGCGGTGGGTGTGAGACGCCGTTTCCGGAAAAACGGATGCTGGTGAGAGACGGCATCGCGGAAACCGCGGAGAAGCCGCTAGGGCTCTCCTTCGGCCCGGCCAAGACCACCCCCTTCATTGGGTGCAGCCGGGAAGGAGAAGGGTCCGAGTGATCGGCCGAGGTCGGGACAGACTCCGGCGGGGCGCATTGGGAGCGCCTTTTTTATTTTTGTGGCGCGAACGGTGCGCCCCGCTTCCCAAACCAATCAATGGCCAGACGCGAAAGCGGGCGTGGCGACGGTGAGGCACGGCTTGATGTTCGGATCACGGAAACGACGACGCGAAGGAGCGGCACCGCGAAGTGAGGCGGCGCCCGATCGACCGCGCGTCGTGCGGCCGGCCGCAACGCCTAATCGCCTTCGAGCTTCGGCGGGTGAGCGACGACCTGCCGGCCGAAATCCGGCGCGTCCACTTCCTGGCCGGCCTCGATGATGGAGCGGCGGACCGCACGGGTGCGTGCGAAGAGTTCGAACAGCTTTTCGCCGTCGCCCCAGCGGATGGCCCGCTGCAAGGCGGAAAGGTCCTCGGAGAAGCGCGCCAGCATCTCCAGTATGGCGTCCTTGTTGTGCAGGCAAACGTCGCGCCACATTGTGGGATCGGAGGCGGCGAGGCGGGTGAAGTCGCGGAAGCCGGAGGCCGAGTATTTGATCACCTCTGACTTGGTCACCGTCTCCAGGTCGTCCGCGGTGCCGACGATGTTGTAGGCGATGATGTGCGGCAGGTGCGAGACGATGGCGAGCACCATGTCGTGGTGCTCCGGGTCCATGCGGTCGACCCTCGAGCCGCAGCGCTCCCAGAACCGGGTGAGGCGTTCGAGAGCCTCCTCGTCCGTTGCCGGAAGGGGGGTGAGGATGCACCAGCGTCCTTCAAAGAGTTCGGCGAAGCCTGCATCCGGGCCGGAATGCTCGGTGCCGGCGATCGGATGGCCGGGAATGAAGTGCACGGTGCCCGGCAGTTTCGGCGCCATCTGCTGGATGACGGAGGATTTCGTCGAGCCCACATCGCTCACGATCGCGCCAGGCTTGAGCGCCCCCGCGATCTCCGCGGCCACGTCGCCCGAAGCTCCCACGGGTACGGAGACGATCACCAGATCGGCATCGGTCACGGCCTCGGCAGCCGAGCTGAAATATGCGTCGCCCAGGTCGAGCGCGCGGGCGCGCGCCAGCGTCTCCGGGTGCCGTGTCGAGATGGCGACAGTCCCTGCCAACCCCTCCCGGCGGACGACGCGTGCGATCGACGAGCCGATCAGCCCGATGCCGACAAGGGCGATCTTGTCAAAAAGCGGGTCGGCCACGGCTCACCTGCCCAGGAACTCGGCGAGGGTGGCGATCACGCCGCGATTGGCCTCCTCGGGCCCGACGGTGAGTCGCAGGGCGTTGGGAAGCCCGTAGCCCGCAACCCGGCGCAATATATAGCCGCGTGCGGTGAGAAACGCGTCCGCCTCCTCGGCCGTCCTGCCGCCGTTTTCCGGGAAATGGATCAGCAGGAAATTGCCCACGCTCGGCGTCACGCGCAGCCCGAGCTTGGTGATCTCGTCGGTCAGCCACGTGCGCCAGGTTTCGTTGAAGGCGACCGCCTGCTCCACATGCGCCTTGTCGCGGATCGCGGCCGCGCCCGCCTCGATGGCGATCGCGTTGACGTTGAATGGGCCGCGCACGCGATTGACCGCGTCCACCACATGGGCCGGCGCGTACATCCAGCCGATGCGCAGGCCGGCAAGCCCGTGGATCTTGGAAAAGGTGCGTGTCATGACGACGTTTTCGCTCGAAGAGACGAGCTCGACGCCTGCCTCGTAGTCGTTGCGGCGGACATATTCCGCATAGGCTGCGTCGAGCACCAGCAGCACATGCCTGGGCAGGCCGGCCCGCAGGCGCTTCACCTCGTCCACCGGCAGGTAGGTGCCGGTCGGATTGTTGGGATTGGCGAGGAAGACGATCTTCGTACGCTCCGTCACCGCCGCCAGGATGGCGTCGACATCGGCGCGCTCGTCCGTCTCCTCGGCCACGACCGGCACGCCTCCCGCGGCCAGGATCTGGATCTTGTAGATCAGGAAGCCATGCTCGGTGAAGATGCCCTCGTCGCCGGGCTTCACATAGGTCTGCGCCAGCAGGCCCAAAAGCTCGTCCGAGCCGTTGGAGCACAGGATGTTCGCGGGATTGAGGCCGTGCGCCTGCGCGATCGCCTCGCGCAGCTTCGTGGCGGAACCGTCCGGGTATCGGTCAAGATGCCGGCTCGCCTCCCGGACCGCTTCCAGCGCGGCCGGCGAGGGGCCGAGCGGCGTCTCGTTCGAGGAGAGTTTCCAAACCTTTGCCGCGCCGGGCACGCTTTCGCG is part of the Chelativorans sp. AA-79 genome and encodes:
- the hisC gene encoding histidinol-phosphate transaminase, with protein sequence MTSLDRPQPKPGVMDIAAYVPGRESVPGAAKVWKLSSNETPLGPSPAALEAVREASRHLDRYPDGSATKLREAIAQAHGLNPANILCSNGSDELLGLLAQTYVKPGDEGIFTEHGFLIYKIQILAAGGVPVVAEETDERADVDAILAAVTERTKIVFLANPNNPTGTYLPVDEVKRLRAGLPRHVLLVLDAAYAEYVRRNDYEAGVELVSSSENVVMTRTFSKIHGLAGLRIGWMYAPAHVVDAVNRVRGPFNVNAIAIEAGAAAIRDKAHVEQAVAFNETWRTWLTDEITKLGLRVTPSVGNFLLIHFPENGGRTAEEADAFLTARGYILRRVAGYGLPNALRLTVGPEEANRGVIATLAEFLGR
- a CDS encoding prephenate/arogenate dehydrogenase family protein, encoding MADPLFDKIALVGIGLIGSSIARVVRREGLAGTVAISTRHPETLARARALDLGDAYFSSAAEAVTDADLVIVSVPVGASGDVAAEIAGALKPGAIVSDVGSTKSSVIQQMAPKLPGTVHFIPGHPIAGTEHSGPDAGFAELFEGRWCILTPLPATDEEALERLTRFWERCGSRVDRMDPEHHDMVLAIVSHLPHIIAYNIVGTADDLETVTKSEVIKYSASGFRDFTRLAASDPTMWRDVCLHNKDAILEMLARFSEDLSALQRAIRWGDGEKLFELFARTRAVRRSIIEAGQEVDAPDFGRQVVAHPPKLEGD